In Sceloporus undulatus isolate JIND9_A2432 ecotype Alabama chromosome 7, SceUnd_v1.1, whole genome shotgun sequence, one DNA window encodes the following:
- the CCNB3 gene encoding G2/mitotic-specific cyclin-B3 yields MPPPRNCKNASVKQSWPGRAVPMVKNGQDEKEESSQVKRSPSSPQGAPKKRSVFGDITNAHKTWHILGKKEAPEMAKGAAKKVSKGTRVLPAIAKNNEINLKKSLNRVPSEDPPAAPSDPEVKKDLAKSDDPSWKAEEPEGLVTPIEDIDKGQLDDPYASAEYAKDIFIYMREREEKFLLPDYMENQPDITTDMRAILVDWMVEVQENFEFTHETLYLAVKLMDHYLVKVTSMRDKLQLIGCTAILIASKFEERCPPCVDDFLYICDDAYKREELLAMEISILQTLHFDINIPIAYRFLRRFAKCAHANMETLTLARFICELTLQEYNFVQESASHLAASCLLLALKMKKLGGWNPTLEYYSGYKAEELPALVKRLNFLLTYSHDQRLKAVRSKYSHRVFFEVAKMAPMDMMELEGALKS; encoded by the exons ATGCCTCCTCCGCGCAACTGCAAGAACGCCAGCGTCAAGCAGTCCTGGCCGGGCAGAGCCGTCCCAATGGTCAAGAACGGCCAGGATGAGAAG GAGGAGAGTTCTCAGGTCAAGCggtccccctcctctccccaagGGGCACCCAAGAAGCGTTCTGTGTTTGGGGATATCACCAAC GCTCACAAGACATGGCATATTTTGGGAAAGAAGGAGGCACCAGAGATGGCAAAGGGGGCAGCCAAGAAGGTGTCAAAGGGAACCAGGGTGCTGCCAGCTATTGCCAAGAACAATGAGATCAACCTGAAAAA GTCCCTGAACAGAGTTCCTTCTGAGGACCCTCCAGCCGCTCCATCCGACCCTGAGGTCAAGAAGGACCTGGCCAAGAGCGATGATCCCTCCTGGAAGGCAGAGGAGCCGGAGGGGCTG GTGACGCCAATTGAGGACATCGACAAGGGGcaactggatgacccttatgCCAGCGCCGAATACGCCAAGGATATCTTTATCTACATGCGTGAACGCGAG GAGAAATTCCTGCTCCCCGACTACATGGAGAATCAGCCCGACATCACCACCGACATGAGGGCCATCTTGGTGGACTGGATGGTCGAGGTGCAG GAGAACTTTGAGTTCACCCATGAGACTCTTTACCTGGCAGTCAAGCTGATGGATCACTACCTGGTCAAGGTGACTTCCATGCGGGACAAGCTGCAGCTCATCGGCTGCACGGCCATCCTGATCGCCTCCAAGTTTGAG GAACGCTGCCCGCCTTGCGTGGATGACTTCCTCTACATCTGCGACGACGCTTACAAGAGAGAGGAGCTCCTCGCCATGGAAATAAGCATCTTGCAGACGCTCCACTTTGACATCAACATCCCCATTGCTTACCGCTTCCTCCGGCGTTTTGCCAAG TGTGCCCACGCCAACATGGAGACCCTGACCCTGGCCCGGTTCATCTGTGAGCTGACCCTGCAGGAATACAACTTCGTCCAGGAGAGCGCCTCCCATTTGGCCGCCAGCTGCCTCCTCCTGGCTCTCAAGATGAAGAAGCTCGGCGGCTGG AATCCCACGCTGGAGTATTACAGCGGCTACAAAGCTGAGGAGCTGCCTGCCCTGGTGAAGAGGCTCAACTTCCTGCTGACCTACAGCCACGACCAAAGGCTCAAAGCCGTGCGGAGCAAGTACTCCCACCG GGTCTTCTTTGAGGTGGCCAAAATGGCTCCCATGGACATGATGGAGCTGGAGGGGGCTTTAAAGAGCTAG